The genomic DNA TAGTCGCCGATCGTCATCATGGTGACGATCTCCTGGGAATTCAAATAGAGCGTCAGCGGCCGCTCCATCGGCACCTTGATCTCGACCCTGGCGCCGGTCTGGTCGGTCCCGGTCACGCTCTGGGTCAGGCGCGGGTCGTCCGGGTCAGGGATGATCAGGGGCACCGGGGCTTTGTCCATTTGCATCATGGCGGCGAGGTTAGCATGACATTCGGGCCAAGCCGATATAAGCATGGCGGCGAAAGAGCGAAATGCTGCCTCGGCGTCATTGCGAGCGCAGCGAAGCAATCCAGAAATACATCCGCGGAGATGGTCTGGATTACTTCGCCGCACTCGCAATGACGGGGTGGAGCCGGAGGTTCCGTCAGCGGTCGTTGGTTGCGAAAAGAGAGCTGGAATGAAAGTCATCGGCCTTGCAGGCTGGAGCGGTGCGGGCAAGACCACGCTGTTGGCGCGGCTGATCCCGCATTTCAACGCGCAAGGCCTGCGCGTCTCGGTGATCAAGCATGCGCACCACCAGTTCGACGTCGACGTGCCCGGCAAGGATTCCTGGCGCCATCGCGAGGCCGGCGCCTCCGAGGTGCTGGTGGCGTCGTCGAACCGCTGGGCCCTGATGCACGAATTGCGCGGGGCGGCGGAGCCGCGGCTGCCGGAACTGTTGGGCAAGCTGTCCGCGGTCGATCTCGTCGTGGTCGAGGGTTTCAAGCGCGAGCCGCATCGCAAGATCGAGGTGCATCGCGCGGCGAACGGCAAACCGCTGCTGTTTCCCGACGATCCCGGCATTGCCGGCATCGCGGCCGACACCGCCATTGACACCCGGCTGCCGACTGTCCATCTCGACGACATCGAGGCGGCCGCGGCGTTGCTGCTGCGCGCGGCGATGCCGGTCGAGGAAGCGGTTGCGAAGAGCGCCGCGATACGCTGACGAGGCACCATGGCGCAACTCTCGGACGATTGCTTTGCCTTCGGCGGCCCGATGATGTCGGTCGACGAGGCCGTTGGTCTCATCACGACGCGCGTCAACGCGATCGCCGATCTGGAGACGGTGTCTCTCGTCGATGCAGACGGTCGCGTGCTGGCGCGCGATGTCGCGGCGCCGCTGCCGCTGCCGCCCTTCACCAACTCGGCCGTCGACGGCTATGCCGTGCGCAATGCCGATGTTCCCGATCGCGCCGAGCAAGCGCTCCCGCTTGACGGTCGCATCCCGGCCGGCGGGCTCGCGCAGGCACCGATCAAGCCCGGCCACACCGCGCGCATCTTCACGGGCGCGCCGATGCCGCCGGAGGCCGAAACCGTCTTCATGCAGGAGGACGTCCGCATCGACGATTCCGGTCGGATCGTGCTGCCGCCGGGGCTGAAGCCGGGCGCGAATGTGCGCCCCGCCGGCGAGGACATCCCTCAGGGACAGATCGCGCTGCACGCCGGCCAGCGCCTGCGGCCGCAGCATGTTGCTCTCGCCGCCGCGTTCGGCCTCACAAGACTGGACGTCGTCCGGCGCATCCGTGTCGCCGTGTTCTCGACCGGTGACGAGCTGGCGTCCCCCGGCGAGACACGCGCCGCCGCGCAGCTGTTCGATTCCAACCGCTTCATGCTGATGGCGATGCTGCGCCGTCTCGGCTGCGAGGTCAGCGATCTCGGCATTCTCCGCGACGAGCGGACTTCGCTCGCGAACGGCTTGAAGCAGGTTGCAGGGCGCCACGATCTGGTCCTCACCACCGGCGGCGTCTCGACCGGCGAGGAGGACCACGTCAAGGCCGCGGTCGAGAGCATCGGCTCGCTGGTGCTGTGGCGGATGGCGATCAAGCCCGGCCGGCCGGTGGCGATGGGCATCATCGACGGCACGCCGCTGATCGGACTGCCCGGCAATCCCGTCGCGAGCTTCGTGACGTTCGTCCACGTGGTGCGGCCGACGGTGCTGGCGCTGGCGGGCGGCCTGCCGGAGCCGTTGACACCGATCCCGTTGCGCGCGGCGTTTACCTACAAGAAGAAGGCAGGTCGGCGCGAATACGTTCGTGTATCCCTGCGGCGTGCGCAGGACGGCCGGCTCGAGGCCATCAAGTTTCCACGCGAAGGGGCGGGGCTGCTGTCCTCGCTGGTCGAGACTGATGGCCTGGTCGAGCTCGGTGAGAGCGTCACGGGCGTTGAGCCGGGGCACAGCGTAGGTTTCTTGTCCTATGCCGATCTGCTCTGAGCGGCTGCGTTGACGTCGTTGCCTCACCTCGCCATGTTGCGCCCATGACCAGAACGACGCTCGACCTCACCGGACTGAAATGCCCGCTGCCTGCGCTGAAGACGCGCAAGGCGCTCAAGCCGTTGCAACCGGGCGATCAGCTCGAGGTTCACTGCACCGATCCCTTGTCGGTGATTGACATTCCGAACCTGATTCGCGAGACCGGCGACACGGTGGAGATCACCGAGCGCAACGACGCGCGCATCGTGTTCTTGATAGAAAAAGCAAATGGCTCGATAGGTGGCGCCAATGGTGCACCGCATTCGTGAGCGTTACCTCACTGATACCGACCTTTTGTCTATCGACATCGATCATGGCTTCTGCCCAAATTGACTTTCTCCGTGCAGGCGCGGAGGTTGAGTCTTGTCTGCGATACGCGGATCAACGGGCCGCTCACGAAGCCTGCACGTCGTATCGGGCATAGCGCCCCGCGCGAGGGGTTTAACACTAAGGATGCGCGTGACGATCCTGGCGCGCGTCGGATGATGGTGCGGGGCAGCAGGGGCAATTGTCTGCACCGCAGCGAGCTGAGGAACAGGATAGTAGCGGCAGGCTGCTCAGAAGGGTGGCTGAGGGGAGGAATGCATGACTGCAATCGAAGGCGCTGGGACACTTTCAGGTGCTGGCGCGGGTTTTCTTGATCGCGAGCGGACCATCGCGACCGCCGGCTTCAATCGCTGGCTGGTGCCGCCGGCGGCGCTGTGCATCCATCTCTGCATCGGCATGGCCTACGGCTTCTCGGTGTTCTGGCTGCCGCTGTCGCGCGCGATCGGTTTGACTGCGCCGAAGGCCTGTCCGGACATGTCGCTGTGGCAGGAACTGTTCACGACCAGCTGCGACTGGAAGGTCGCCAGCATGGGATGGATGTACACCCTGTTCTTCGTGCTGCTCGGTATCGCGGCTGCGGTCTGGGGCGGCTGGCTGGAGCGCGTCGGGCCGCGCAAGGCGGGCTTCGTCTCGGCGCTCTGCTGGTGCGGCGGTCTCTTCCTCGGTGCGATCGGCGTCTACACCCATCAGCTTTGGCTGTTGTGGCTGGGTTCGGGCGTGATCGGCGGTATCGGTCTCGGCCTCGGCTACATCTCCCCGGTGTCGACGCTCGTCAAATGGTTCCCCGATCGTCGCGGCATGGCGACCGGCATGGCGATCATGGGCTTCGGCGGTGGCGCCATGATCGGCGCGCCGCTGGCGAACCTGCTGATGAACTACTTCAAGAGCCCGACCTCGGTCGGCGTCTGGGAAACCTTCGTCGCGATGGGCGTCATCTACTTCGTGTTCATGATGATCGGCGCGTTCCGCTATCGCCTGCCGCCGCCCGGCTGGCAGCCCGAGGGCTGGACCCCGCCGGTCAAGGCCAACGCGATGATTTCGAAGAACAACGTCCATCTCAACGACGCGCACAAGACGCCGCAGTTCTGGCTGATCTGGTGGGTGCTCTGCCTGAACGTCTCGGCGGGTATCGGCGTGATCGGTATGGCCTCGCCGATGCTGCAGGAGATCTTCGCGGGCAAGCTGATCGGCCTGCCTGATGTCGGCTTCAACGCGCTCGATGCCGGACAGAAGGCGCAGATCGCCGCGATCGCCGCGGGCTTCGCTGGATTGCTGTCGCTGTTCAACATCGGCGGCCGCTTCTTCTGGGCTTCGTTGTCGGACAAGATCGGACGGAAGAACACCTACTACACGTTCTTCATCCTCGGCATCGCGCTCTACGCGCTGGCGCCGACCTTCGCGGCGATGGGCTCGAAGCTGCTGTTCGTGCTCGGCTTCGGCATCATCCTGTCGATGTATGGCGGCGGCTTCGCCACCGTGCCGGCCTATCTCGCCGACATGTTCGGTACCCAGTTCGTCGGCGCCATCCACGGGCGGCTGCTGACGGCGTGGTCGACGGCGGGCATCATCGGCCCCGTCGTGGTGAACTACATCCGCGAGTTCCAGCTCGCGGCCGGCGTGCCGCGCGACCAGCTCTACAACACCACCATGTACATCCTCTGCGCGATGCTGATCGCGGGCCTGATCTGCAACTACCTGATCAAGCCGGTCGATTCGAAGTGGCACATGAAGGAGGCCGATGTCGCCAAGCTGCAGGCGGCGAGCGCCAGCGCTGCAGCCGCGGGGCCGCACGGCTCTTACGGTATCGGCTTTGGCGGCCTCGACGCAAAGGCGGCGATGTTCTGGGCCTTCGTCGGCATTCCCCTGGCTTGGGGAGTCTGGAAGACGCTGGAGAGCGCGGTCAAGATTTTCTGATCGCAGTCGACACGGTCGCGGGATGCCGATGGTCGGCGTCCCGCGACATTCGTCTTTCAAGAATCATCGAGAATGGGACCTAGGGGGATTTTCATGTTTCGCACTCGTATCTGCCTCGCCGCCATGCTGCTGGCCGCGGGCCTCCACACCGCATCTGCACAGACCGCGCCCGCTGCACCCGCTGCTACGACCGAGGCCAAGCCGGGAAAGATCAAGCTCTCCATGCAAAAGCTGAAGGACATGAAGGCCAAGTGGGCGGCCAACAAGCCGAAGCTGAAGGCCTGCCGCGCCGAGGTGAAGTCCAAGGGCCTCGCTGGCGACGACCGCTGGTTCTACATCGAAGAGTGCATGAACAAGAGCTGAGAAGGGGCACTATCCCGTTCGATGGGGGCATGGGGCTCGTTGGCCGCGTGCCCCTTAAACGCTTATTGGAACGCCAGAATTTTCTTGGCATCTGGTATGCCAAAGGCTAAGGTTGGACTTGTTCTAAAGAAGGGCTACGAGATTCATCGATGAGCCATGACGTGCATCAGGTCCGCTCGTTCGAACACCCGGGCGAGGGACGCAAGCGAGCCAAGGCCACGCCCAAGGGGCGCCAGGTCGACCCCACCGCCGCGCACGAGATCGAACAACTGCTCGGCGACAGGCCGCGGCGGCGCGATCTGCTGATCGAATATCTGCACCTGATCCAGGACAAATATCACCAGATCTCGGCCGCGCATCTCGCCGCGCTCGCCGACGAGATGAAGCTCGCCTTCGCCGAAGTGTTCGAGACCGCGACGTTCTACGCGCATTTCGACGTGGTGAAGGAGGGCGAGCCCGACATCGCGCCGCTGACGATCCGCGTCTGCGACTCCCTGACCTGTGCGATGCTCGGCGGCGAGAAGCTGCTCGAGGATCTGCAAAGTGCTGGCGGTCCCGGCATCCGTGTCGTCCGGGCACCCTGCGTCGGCCGCTGCGACACTGCGCCTGCCGCGGAAGTCGGGCACAATTTCGTCGATCACGCGACCGTCTCCAACGTGATGGCGGCCGCGAAGGCCGGTGATACCCACGCCCATCTGCCCAAATATATCGGCTACGACGCCTATCTCGCCGATGGGGGCTACAAGTTGCTGGGTCGCCTGCGCTCGGGAGAACTGTCGACCGACGATCTCCTGAAGGCGCTCGACAACGCTTCGCTGCGCGGCCTCGGCGGCGCCGGCTTCCCCACGGGCCGTAAATGGCGCGCCGTGCTCGGCGAGCCCGGTCCGCGGCTGATGGCGATCAACGGCGACGAGGGCGAGCCCGGCACGTTCAAGGACCGGGTCTATCTCGAAAGCGATCCGCACCGCTTCATCGAAGGCATGCTGATCGGCGCGCATGTGGTGCAGGCCTCCGATGTCTACATCTATCTGCGCGACGAATATCCGGCCTCGCGCGAGATCCTGGAGCGCGAGATCGCGAAGCTCCCGCCGGGCGGTCCGACGTTGCACATGCGCCGCGGCGCCGGCGCCTATATCTGCGGCGAGGAATCCTCGCTGCTGGAAAGCATCGAGGGCAAGCGCGGCCTGCCCCGGCACAAGCCGCCTTACCCGTTCCAGGTCGGCCTGTTCGGCCTGCCGACGCTGATCAACAACATCGAGACGCTGTGGTGGGTGCGCGACATCGTCGAGAAGGGCGCCGAGTGGTGGAAGGGCCATGGCCGTCATGAACGGCATGGGCTGCGCAGCTTCTCGGTCTCGGGCCGCGTGAAAAATCCCGGCATGAAGCTGGCGCCAGCCGGAATCACCATTCGCGAGCTGATCGACGAATATTGCGGCGGCATGGCCGACGGCCATCAGTTCTATGCTTACCTGCCAGGCGGCGCCTCCGGCGGCATCCTGCCGGCGTCGATGGACGACATTCCGCTCGATTTCGGCACGCTGGAGAAATACGGCTGCTTCATCGGATCGGCCGCGATCGTGGTCCTGTCGCAGAAGGATAGCGTGCGCGCGGCGGCGCTGAACCTGATGAAATTCTTCGAGGACGAGAGTTGCGGCCAGTGCACGCCGTGCCGCGTCGGAACCCAGAAAGCGGCGCAGCTGATGCAGAAGCCGGTCTGGAACCGCGCTCTCCTGGAGGAATTGAGCCAGGCGATGCGCGATGCCTCGATCTGCGGGCTTGGACAGGCGGCATCGAATCCGCTGGCCACCGTGATCAAATATTTCCCTGACGAGTTCAAGGAAGCGGCCGAATGACCAAGATTACGTTCGAGCTCGACGGCAAGCAGGTCGAAGCCAAACCCGGCGAGACCATCTGGCAAGTCGCCAAGCGGCAGGGGCGGGACATTCCGCATCTCTGTTATTCGCCGGCGCCCGACTATCGCCCGGACGGCAATTGCCGCGCCTGCATGGTCGAGATCGAGGGCGAACGCGTGCTCGCTGCATCCTGCAAGCGTACGCCGTCGGTCGGCATGAAGGTCAAGACCGAGAGCGCGCGGGCGACGGCTGCGCAGAAGATGGTGATGGAGCTGCTCGTCGCCGACCAGCCGGCGCGCGAGACCTCGCACGATCCGGATTCGAAGTTCTGGCACTGGGCCGAGGCGACCGGCGTCACCGAGAGCCGCTTCCCCGCCGCCGAGCGCTGGGCGACCGACGCCAGCCATCCGGCGATGCGCGTCAACCTCGATGCCTGCATCCAGTGCGGCCTGTGCGTGCGCGCCTGCCGCGAGGTCCAGGTCAACGACGTCATCGGCATGGCCTATCGCAGCCACGGCTCGAAGATCGTGTTCGATTTCGACGATCCCATGGGCGAGTCCACGTGCGTCGCTTGCGGTGAATGCGTGCAGGCCTGCCCGACCGGCGCCCTGATGCCGGCCGTGATGCTGGACGACAAGCAGACCCGCGTGACTTACGCGGACAAGAAGGTGGACTCGCTCTGCCCGTTCTGCGGCGTCGGCTGCCAGGTGACCTACGAGGTCAAGGACGAGAAGGTGATCTATGCGGAAGGCCGGGACGGCCCCGCCAATCACAACCGTCTTTGCGTCAAGGGCCGCTTCGGCTTCGACTACATCCACCATCCGCATCGCCTGACGAAGCCGCTGGTGCGGCTGCCGAATGCGAAGAAGGATGCCAACGACCAGGTCGATCCGGCCAATCCCTTCACCCATTTCCGCGAAGCGAGCTGGGAAGAAGCGCTCGACATCGCCGCCAAGGGCCTCGTCAAGATCCGCGACGAGAAGGGCGTGAAGGCGCTGGCCGGCTTCGGTTCGGCCAAGGGCTCGAACGAAGAGGCTTATTTGTTCCAGAAGCTGGTGCGCACCGGCTTCGGCTCGAACAATGTCGATCATTGCACCCGTCTGTGCCACGCCTCTTCGGTGGCGGCGCTGTTCGAAGGCCTGAGCTCGGGCGCGGTGTCGGCGCCGTTCGCAGCTGCGATGGATGCCGAAGTGATCATCGTGATCGGCGCCAATCCGACCGTGAACCACCCGGTGGCCGCGACCTTCATCAAGAACGCCGTGAAGCAAAACGGCGCAAAACTGTTCGTGATGGATCCGCGCCGGCAGACGCTGTCGCGGCACGCGACCAAGCATCTGCAGTTCAAGCCCGGCTCCGACGTCGCCATGCTGAACGCGATGATCAACACGATCATCACCGAAGGCCTGACCGACGACCAGTACATCGCCGGCTACACCGAAGGCTTCGAGGACCTCAAGGAGAAGATCAAGGAGTTCACGCCGGAGAAGATGGAGGCGATCTGCGGCATCCCGGCGCAGACGCTGCGCGAAGTGGCGCGCACCTATGCGCGCGCGAAGTCGTCGATCATCTTCTGGGGCATGGGCATCAGCCAGCATGTCCACGGCACCGACAACGCGCGCTGCCTGATCGCGCTGGCGCTGATCACCGGCCAGGTCGGCCGTCCCGGCACCGGCCTGCATCCGCTGCGTGGCCAGAACAACGTGCAAGGAGCGTCCGACGCCGGCCTGATCCCGATGTTCCTGCCGGATTATCAGCCCGTCGGCCGCGACGATCTGCGCGGCAGCTTCGAAAAACTCTGGCAGCAGGATCTCGATCCCGTCCGCGGCCTGACCGTGGTCGAGATCATGAACGCGATCCATGCCGGCGAGATCAAGGGCATGTATATCGAGGGCGAGAACCCCGCGATGTCCGATCCGGATCTGCAGCACGCGCGACACGCGCTCGCCATGCTCGATCATCTCGTGGTGCAGGATCTCTTCGTCACCGAGACCGCGTTCCACGCCGACGTGATCCTGCCGGCCTCGGCGTTCGCAGAGAAGGAGGGCTCCTTCACCAACACCGATCGCCGCGTGCAGCTCGCGCGCCAGGTGATCAAGCCGCCGGGCGATGCGCGGCAGGATCTCTGGATCATCCAGGAGATCGGCAAGCGCATGGGCCTGCCGTGGAATTATGCCGGCCCCGGCGACGTCTTCACCGAAATGGCACAGCTGATGCCGTCGCTGAAGAACATCACTTGGGAGCGGTTGGTGCGCGAAGGCGCGGTCACCTATCCGGTCGATGCTCTGGACAAGCCCGGCAACGAGATCATCTTCACCACGGGCTTCCCCACCGCGAGCGGCCGCGGCAAGATCGTGCCGGCCAAGGTGATCCCGCCGGACGAGATTCCGGACGACGAATATCCCATGGTGCTGTCGACCGGCCGCGTGCTGGAGCACTGGCACACCGGCTCGATGACGCGCCGCGCCCAGGTGCTCGACCAGATCGAGCCCGAGGCGGTGGCCTTCATGTCGCCGAAGGACATGCGCAAGAAGAAGCTCGCGCCCGGCGATTTCATTCGCCTGGAGACCCGCCGCGGCGCGGTCGAGGTCAAGGTGCGCTCCGACCGCGACGTGCCCGAGAACATGGTGTTCATGCCGTTCTGCTACGCGGAGGCAGCGGCGAACCTGCTCACCAACCCGGCGCTAGATCCGTTCGGCAAGATTCCGGAGTTCAAGTTCTGCGCGGCGAGAGCCGAGCGGGCGGAGATGCGGGACGCGGCGGAGTAGGGGAAGGCGTTAGTTGGCGGCTCGGTGCCGCCAAACAACTGGTGTCGTCCCGGCGAACGCCGGGACCCATACTGCGTGATCTCGCGGTTGTGGACGGTCTTGGTCCCGAACAATTGGTCTTCGCAAAACTACTTCCTGTAGTTATGGGTCCCCGCGTGCGCGGGGACGACGCCGAGGGCGCGGTGGGCAAATGTGCCCACGTCGTCATTGCTTCGCAGCGAAGCAATCCAGAATCCCTCCGCGGAGACAGTCTGGATTGCTTCGCCGCTTCGCTCCCCGCGATGACGATGGTAGACATCAGCTATGTCCAAAGTTACTCCAGCCACCCGCGCGCTCACCGCTGCCGGTGTCGCCTTCACCGTCCACGCCTACGACTACGATCCTGACGCCGAGAGCATCGGCCTCCAGGCCGCCGCCGCGCTCGGTGAAGACCCGCGGCGCGTCCTCAAGACGCTGATGGCGCTGGTCGACGGCAAGCCGGTCTGCGTCGTCGTTCCGTCCGACCAGGAAGTCTCGATGAAGAAGCTCGCGGGGGCCGCGGGCGGCAAGTCGGCGCAGATGATGAAGCCGGCCGAGGCCGAACGTGTCACCGGCTACAAGGTCGGCGGCATCAGCCCGTTCGGGCAGCGCAAGCAGGTACTGACCGTGATGGAGCAGAGCGCGCTCGCGCATGATCTCGTCTATCTCAATGGTGGCCAGCGCAGCCTGCAGGTGCGGCTCAAGCCTGCCGATGTAAGGGACGTTGTCAAAGCGGTCGTCGCGGACGTGCTGGCCTGAGGCGGCTCGCGCCTACTGCTTCTGCAACAGTTTTAGCCGGCAGCGCAGCGCCTCGCGGATATGGGCGCGTGCGAGCTGCTCCGCCTTGTCGCCGTCGCGTGCTGCGATGGCGTCGATGATCGCCTGGTGCTCGCCATGGCTGGTCGAGGGACGGCCCGATACGGTGAAGGTGGTCGGACCGAGCAGGGCGATCCAGTCCTGTAATTCGCGCGAGGCGTTGTCGAGATAGCGGTTGCGCGCGGCGCGGCAGATCGCCTCGTGTAAGGCGCGGTTCAGCCTTGCCATGTCTCCTGCCATCTCCGCGGCGTCG from Bradyrhizobium sp. CCBAU 53351 includes the following:
- the fdhF gene encoding formate dehydrogenase subunit alpha encodes the protein MTKITFELDGKQVEAKPGETIWQVAKRQGRDIPHLCYSPAPDYRPDGNCRACMVEIEGERVLAASCKRTPSVGMKVKTESARATAAQKMVMELLVADQPARETSHDPDSKFWHWAEATGVTESRFPAAERWATDASHPAMRVNLDACIQCGLCVRACREVQVNDVIGMAYRSHGSKIVFDFDDPMGESTCVACGECVQACPTGALMPAVMLDDKQTRVTYADKKVDSLCPFCGVGCQVTYEVKDEKVIYAEGRDGPANHNRLCVKGRFGFDYIHHPHRLTKPLVRLPNAKKDANDQVDPANPFTHFREASWEEALDIAAKGLVKIRDEKGVKALAGFGSAKGSNEEAYLFQKLVRTGFGSNNVDHCTRLCHASSVAALFEGLSSGAVSAPFAAAMDAEVIIVIGANPTVNHPVAATFIKNAVKQNGAKLFVMDPRRQTLSRHATKHLQFKPGSDVAMLNAMINTIITEGLTDDQYIAGYTEGFEDLKEKIKEFTPEKMEAICGIPAQTLREVARTYARAKSSIIFWGMGISQHVHGTDNARCLIALALITGQVGRPGTGLHPLRGQNNVQGASDAGLIPMFLPDYQPVGRDDLRGSFEKLWQQDLDPVRGLTVVEIMNAIHAGEIKGMYIEGENPAMSDPDLQHARHALAMLDHLVVQDLFVTETAFHADVILPASAFAEKEGSFTNTDRRVQLARQVIKPPGDARQDLWIIQEIGKRMGLPWNYAGPGDVFTEMAQLMPSLKNITWERLVREGAVTYPVDALDKPGNEIIFTTGFPTASGRGKIVPAKVIPPDEIPDDEYPMVLSTGRVLEHWHTGSMTRRAQVLDQIEPEAVAFMSPKDMRKKKLAPGDFIRLETRRGAVEVKVRSDRDVPENMVFMPFCYAEAAANLLTNPALDPFGKIPEFKFCAARAERAEMRDAAE
- a CDS encoding NADH-ubiquinone oxidoreductase-F iron-sulfur binding region domain-containing protein, which gives rise to MSHDVHQVRSFEHPGEGRKRAKATPKGRQVDPTAAHEIEQLLGDRPRRRDLLIEYLHLIQDKYHQISAAHLAALADEMKLAFAEVFETATFYAHFDVVKEGEPDIAPLTIRVCDSLTCAMLGGEKLLEDLQSAGGPGIRVVRAPCVGRCDTAPAAEVGHNFVDHATVSNVMAAAKAGDTHAHLPKYIGYDAYLADGGYKLLGRLRSGELSTDDLLKALDNASLRGLGGAGFPTGRKWRAVLGEPGPRLMAINGDEGEPGTFKDRVYLESDPHRFIEGMLIGAHVVQASDVYIYLRDEYPASREILEREIAKLPPGGPTLHMRRGAGAYICGEESSLLESIEGKRGLPRHKPPYPFQVGLFGLPTLINNIETLWWVRDIVEKGAEWWKGHGRHERHGLRSFSVSGRVKNPGMKLAPAGITIRELIDEYCGGMADGHQFYAYLPGGASGGILPASMDDIPLDFGTLEKYGCFIGSAAIVVLSQKDSVRAAALNLMKFFEDESCGQCTPCRVGTQKAAQLMQKPVWNRALLEELSQAMRDASICGLGQAASNPLATVIKYFPDEFKEAAE
- a CDS encoding sulfurtransferase TusA family protein — encoded protein: MTRTTLDLTGLKCPLPALKTRKALKPLQPGDQLEVHCTDPLSVIDIPNLIRETGDTVEITERNDARIVFLIEKANGSIGGANGAPHS
- the glp gene encoding gephyrin-like molybdotransferase Glp, whose product is MAQLSDDCFAFGGPMMSVDEAVGLITTRVNAIADLETVSLVDADGRVLARDVAAPLPLPPFTNSAVDGYAVRNADVPDRAEQALPLDGRIPAGGLAQAPIKPGHTARIFTGAPMPPEAETVFMQEDVRIDDSGRIVLPPGLKPGANVRPAGEDIPQGQIALHAGQRLRPQHVALAAAFGLTRLDVVRRIRVAVFSTGDELASPGETRAAAQLFDSNRFMLMAMLRRLGCEVSDLGILRDERTSLANGLKQVAGRHDLVLTTGGVSTGEEDHVKAAVESIGSLVLWRMAIKPGRPVAMGIIDGTPLIGLPGNPVASFVTFVHVVRPTVLALAGGLPEPLTPIPLRAAFTYKKKAGRREYVRVSLRRAQDGRLEAIKFPREGAGLLSSLVETDGLVELGESVTGVEPGHSVGFLSYADLL
- a CDS encoding OFA family MFS transporter, which translates into the protein MTAIEGAGTLSGAGAGFLDRERTIATAGFNRWLVPPAALCIHLCIGMAYGFSVFWLPLSRAIGLTAPKACPDMSLWQELFTTSCDWKVASMGWMYTLFFVLLGIAAAVWGGWLERVGPRKAGFVSALCWCGGLFLGAIGVYTHQLWLLWLGSGVIGGIGLGLGYISPVSTLVKWFPDRRGMATGMAIMGFGGGAMIGAPLANLLMNYFKSPTSVGVWETFVAMGVIYFVFMMIGAFRYRLPPPGWQPEGWTPPVKANAMISKNNVHLNDAHKTPQFWLIWWVLCLNVSAGIGVIGMASPMLQEIFAGKLIGLPDVGFNALDAGQKAQIAAIAAGFAGLLSLFNIGGRFFWASLSDKIGRKNTYYTFFILGIALYALAPTFAAMGSKLLFVLGFGIILSMYGGGFATVPAYLADMFGTQFVGAIHGRLLTAWSTAGIIGPVVVNYIREFQLAAGVPRDQLYNTTMYILCAMLIAGLICNYLIKPVDSKWHMKEADVAKLQAASASAAAAGPHGSYGIGFGGLDAKAAMFWAFVGIPLAWGVWKTLESAVKIF
- the mobB gene encoding molybdopterin-guanine dinucleotide biosynthesis protein B, with translation MKVIGLAGWSGAGKTTLLARLIPHFNAQGLRVSVIKHAHHQFDVDVPGKDSWRHREAGASEVLVASSNRWALMHELRGAAEPRLPELLGKLSAVDLVVVEGFKREPHRKIEVHRAANGKPLLFPDDPGIAGIAADTAIDTRLPTVHLDDIEAAAALLLRAAMPVEEAVAKSAAIR
- the ybaK gene encoding Cys-tRNA(Pro) deacylase — its product is MSKVTPATRALTAAGVAFTVHAYDYDPDAESIGLQAAAALGEDPRRVLKTLMALVDGKPVCVVVPSDQEVSMKKLAGAAGGKSAQMMKPAEAERVTGYKVGGISPFGQRKQVLTVMEQSALAHDLVYLNGGQRSLQVRLKPADVRDVVKAVVADVLA